The following is a genomic window from Clostridium fungisolvens.
AAAAGAACCAATATTGATAAAAAACATATTTAAAGTATGATTTTTATCAATATAAAGGTTCTTTTTTAGTGTTTTAATGTACTCTTTTGCTTCTTACGTTTGTAGAATTACTTCTAGTATTAGTGCTTTTGTCAGACTTGCTGCTGAAGCTTTTACCATCTTTACTATGGTTTTTTTCTGAGGTTTTGCTCTTATTGCTTATACCAGATGTCTTGCTGATATTATTATTTTTTGTATTAGAAGAATCTTGTTTATTCGTTTTTTTACCACTACTCTTATAGTTTCTTTCTTTAGCTGGAGTCCAGTCTATTAGACAGTTTTTATCTTTACCTATTAGATCTTCTCTTCCAGCCTTAAGCAATGCTTTTTTAACTAAAGAATGGTTTTTTGGAACAGCGAACTGTAACAATGCTCTCTGCATACTTTTTTCTTCTTGAGTCTTTGGTGTATAAACTGTTTCTCCAGTAAAAGGATTCACTCCAGTATAATATATTGTTGTTGATATACTTCCTGGTGTTGGGTAAAAATCTTGTACCTGCTCTGGAGTATAACCCATTTCTTTTATATAAAGAGATAATTCTATAGCAGCTTTCAGGTCACTTCCAGGATGCGAACTCATAAGATAAGGAACTAAAAATTGTTTCTTACCGATCTTCTCATTTACCTGGTAGTATTTTTTTACAAATCTATCATAGACTTCTCTTGTAGGTTTCCCCATTTGAGCTAATACTTTATCGCTAACATGTTCAGGGGCAACTTTTAGCTGTCCGCTTATATGATGTTTGCAAAGTTCAGAGAAAAATTCATTATTTTTATCGTGAATTAAATAGTCATATCTTATTCCAGAACGGATAAATACCTTCTTAATGCCTGGCAAAGTTCTAACTCGTCTAAGCACTCCTAAATATTCGCTATGATCGGTGATAAGATTGCTACAAGGTTTAGGAAACATGCATTGCTTATCTTTACAAGTTCCAAACTTTTCTTGTTTCTTACAAGATTTATGTCTAAAGTTAGCAGTAGGGCCACCTATATCATGTATATATCCTTTAAAATCATCTAGGGTAGTGAGAAGTTTAGCTTCATCTACTATTGAATCCCCGCTTCTATTTTGTATTATTCTTCCTTGATGGAAGGTTAAAGCACAGAAAGAACATGAACCATAACAGCCTCGATGACTTGTAATTGAAAATTTAACTTCATTTATGGCAGGGATACCACCTTTAGCTTCATATATAGGATGATAGGTTCTAGTGTATGGAAGATTATATGTTATATCCATCTCTTCTTCAGTTAAAGGAAGTTGAGGAGGATTTTGAACTAAATATCTATCTCCATGAGGTTGAATAACAGTCTTGCCTATTATTGGATCTTGTTCGTAAGATTCTAATTTGTAGCTTTCACCATATGCTTCCTTACTGCTAGCCGTTTCTTCAAAGGAAGGAACTAATACATAACCGTTAAGATTGGTTATATCTTTAGTTAGATAGCATGTTCCTCTTACATCGGTAATCTTTTTTACATCCATACCATAGGATAAAAGATTAGCGATTTGTACTATAGTCTTTTCTCCCATTCCATAGCTCAATAAGTCGGCCTTAGAGTCTAGTAGTATGCTTCTTCTTACTTTATTATCCCAGTAGTCATAGTGAGAGAATCTTCTAAGTGATGCTTCAATTCCTCCGATAACTATAGGAATATCTTTAAAGGCTTCTCTTATTCTGTTGCAATATACTATAACGGCTCTATCCGGTCTATGATCTGCTTCACCACCTGGTGAGTAGAAGTCATCTCTTCTTTTTTTCTTTGCAGCAGTATAGTGGTTTACCATAGAATCAATATTTCCTGAGTTTACTAGGAAACCATATCTTGGTCTTCCTAATTTCTTAAAGTCCTCAGAATCATGCCAATTTGGTTGAGGTATTATTCCAACTGTAAAGCCATTTGCTTCTAAGGTTCTTCCAATTATAGCGGTGCCAAAGGAAGGGTGGTCTACATAAGCGTCGCCTGTAACTATTATAAAATCTAGTTGCTCTATATTACGTCTTTTTAAATCTTCTCTACTAATAGGTAAAAATTCTTTTGATAAATTCATTATAAGACTCCTTAAAGTTATTAAATTAGTCATTTTTATGAAATATCTTTAAATTTAGGAGCTGTGATGTATTAACTCTAAATTTAAAAAGTAGTGCATAAAGTTAGACCAATTATAAAGAATTTGAAAAATATAAAATCATTTTTGGGTTATGTATATCAAATTAGTGTATTTTTATTTTTTAATGACATAAGTGATTTTTCATATCACTAAGTTATATTATCATAATGACCAATAAAATAAAAGTGGAATAAGTCAAATGGAAGAATATAAAGTAAAACGGAGAATTCCTGCGAGATTTTGTAAAAATGGATGATAAACAAATTCATATTGTAAATTTGGAGATTTTAGGTTGCAATTTGGACCTAAAGTAATATAATATATTATAGAAAGTGAATATTTCATTGTTAGGTGAGGCTCCTACAAGAATGCACGCTACTGCCCGGAAACATCGAGAGATGCCAATGGGTCAACAGGTTTTATCGAAGCAAGGTATAACTTAACGTAGCTAGACCAAGAGAGGTCTTAAGTTTTGTAGTGCTAAAACTCAACGTAGTGATATTAAGATATTAAGTTGAATTTTAGAGGCCTTAACGGGCCTTTTTCTATTTTTATGCAATAAGTTATGCTTTAGGGTTCTAATTTACTAAGGCATAAAGGATTAATCTGATGGATAGACACGCATAAGTAAGTTCATGGAAGTGTACTGAAATTATAACGAATACTTAAAAATAAATAATTTATTATCAGGGTGGTGAAATTAAATGGAGGGTGGCCCTCATAGTAGGTCGCAAAGAAAATTAAATAGAGTAGTCTTCAATGAGTGGCTTCAGCGAAATTTATCATGAACCTTGTGTATATGCTCTAGCTAAGGCCCTTATTGAATATTGAGGGAGGTTAGAATGATGAAAAGATTGTCTGTATTTCTTTATAGTTCTATACTAAATAAAAAGATCTACGATGAGTTTGATGATGTACTTGGTATCTTAAAGGATGTTTATGTTACTACAGAAGATGGGTATCCAAGAATTATTGGATATAAGATAAAAAGAGATGGCTCAGTATTTGATTATGAATTTAGAAATGTAGATGTTTATCTAAAGGATGGTAATAAGATAAGGATTGAGACCAGAGGAAGCAAGGAAATATTGCCAAGAAAATATACCTATTTGCTTACACAAAACCTTTTAGATAAAAAGATAGTAGATATAAATGGAAAAAAGGTAGTTAGAGTAAACGACTTAAGAATTGCAGAAATTGCAGGTGAGTATAGAGTTGTAGCAGTTGAAACTGGTCAAATTGCGAGATATAGAAGAGTTGGATTAGAAAGCTTTGGAAAAGTAATACTTAAGTTTATGAAGCAAGAAACTACTGACCAAGCACTAATGTGGGATGATGTAGAAACTTTAGAACTAATAAATGATAGTTTGCAGCTATCAGTACCTTATAAGAAATTATCAAATTTACATCCTGCGGATTTGGCAGATATATTAGAAGAACTTGATGATAAACAGAGAAAACAAGTATTTGAAAATCTAGATGATGACTTAGTGGCTGATGCTCTCGAAGAAATAGAACCAGAGTTCAAAGGGTCAATAATAAGAGATTTAAGTGTATCAAAGACGGCGGAAATACTTGAAAATATGCCAAATGACGAAATTGCAGATTTATTAGATGAACTCAATGAAGAAGAAAGAGAAAAGATTTTAGTATCTTTAGAATCAGAAGATGCTGAAGAGGTAAAAGAGTTATTAGGATACGAAGATGAAACCGTTGGAAGTATAATGAATAAAGATTTTATATCCTTTAATATAGATGTAACAATCGAAGAAACCATAGATTTATTAAGAGAAATGCAGCCTGATGAAGAAGTTATGCATTGTGTATATATAACAGATGAGAATGAAAAACTTCAGGGGGCAGTTACCATAAGACAGTTAGTCATGAATGGAAGAGAAGTTAAGCTTCAAGATATAATGGATAGGAATACTTTAAAGTTTAAACATGATTTTCATATAGAAGATGCTATAGAGCTTATAACCAAATATGACTTATTATCTGTTCCTGTAGTGGATGATGAGGAGAAGCTTGTAGGTATAGTTTTAATTCATGATATTGTAGATGAATTCTTATTACCTATTTGGAAAAAGAAAGCAAAAAAAGCAGTTTAATATTATAGAAAAATGTTGTTGACATTTAAGACAATTAGCATATAATAAAATTAAGACTAAACATATCAAAATACTCAACTTTAAATGCAAAGAAAAAGAAAAGTATCATAAATGAAGGTTTCAGAGAGGAAGAGATGGTGTGAATCTTCTACTTGGATTTTATGAGAAGTGCGCTTTGGAGCAGGTAGCTGAACTTTTAGTAGGTGATCCCGGGATGCCCGTTATAGCAAGAAAGCATGGTAGTGCTTATCGTGAGTGAGATCATTTTGATCTAAGTAGAGTGGAAACGCGAATTATCTTCGTCTCTAATAAAGAGATGAAGTTTTTTTTATTCTTTAGTGAACTTTAATGGAGTGAAAACTTATATATAACTAAATTTAGTCCTAAAAAACAATTGGTACAAAACTAAAGAATAAAAAAGCAGAATATATCGCCTGCCAGATTTTCCTCATATACATTCGGAAAGGCAGATGCGCAAAAAATTCACTAAAGAAGGGCGCATTAGCGAATTTTTATTCTTTTGTGAACTATAATGTAGTAAAAATCTATGGATAATTTTAAAAATTAAGATAACTAATAAAATAATAAATATAATTTTTGGAGGTTGAAGATATGTTATTTAATAATGCATTAGAATTACTTGGAAACACACCAGTACTAAAAGTAAACACTTTAACAGGAGAAAATTCAGCTGAAGTATATGTAAAGCTTGAAAAGTTTAATCCAGGCGGAAGTGTTAAAGATAGAGCTGCTTACGGTATGATAGAAAAGGCTGAAGCTTTAGGACTACTAAAAGTTGGAGATACTATAGTAGAACCTACAAGTGGAAATACTGGAATAGCGTTAGCTATGATTGGAAAATTAAAAGGATATAAAGTTGTTATAGTAATGCCTGAAACAATGAGTAAGGAAAGAAGAGACTTAATAAAAGCTTATGGAGCTGAACTTGTATTAACAGAAGGCGCTAAAGGCATGAAGGGTGCTATAGCAAAGGCAGAAGAATTAGTAAAAGAAAATGGATATTTCATGCCACAACAATTCTTAAATGTAGCTAACCCAGAAAAACACTATGCAACTACAGCTGAAGAAATACTTAAAGATTTACCAGACATAAACGTATTTGTTGCTGGAGTTGGTACTGGTGGAACAATATCAGGTGTTGGTAAGAAACTAAAAGAATTAAAGAGTGATGTTACAGTAGTAGCTGTGGAACCAGAAAAATCACCAGTAATTTCAGGTGGAGCACCTGGCCCACATAAGATACAAGGTATAGGTGCAGGATTTATTCCAGAAATATACGATAGTTCAGTAGTTGATAAAGTTGTTCAAGTTAAGGAAGAAGATTCATTTGCAGCTGCTAGAAACTTCGGAGCTAACGAAGGTGTACTTATAGGCATATCTTCAGGTGGTGCACTTCATGCTGCTTTAGAATTAGCTAAGGAATATGGTCCAGGCAAAAAAATCTTAGTAGTAGCACCAGATGGAGGAGAAAAATATCTTTCAATGGGCCTATATGAATAATATAAAGGTGTGATAATAGGTGTTTAAGAACCTTAGGTACGATATAAAAAAGATACTTGAAAATGATCCAGCAGCAAGAAGTTGGTTTGAAGTTTTGCTACTTTACCCAAGTGTTCATGCAGTTAATGGGCACAGAGTATCTAGCTGGTTTTATAAAAGGAAGATGTTCTTTATAGCAAGATTAATATCTCAGGTAGTAAGACTTTTTACAGGTATAGAGATACATCCAGGTGCTCAGATAGGCAGAGGTTTATTTATTGATCATGGTATGGGAGTGGTTATCGGAGAAACTAGTGTTATAGGTAACGATGTTGTCATATATCATGGGGTTACTCTTGGAGGCACTGGAAAAGATAAAGGTAAAAGGCACCCTACAGTTGGTGATAATGTAGTTATAGGAACAGGAGCTAAGGTTCTAGGGCCTATAAATATAGGGAATGATGTAAAAATTGGGGCTAACTCGGTGGTGCTTACAGATATCCCAGCTGGTGCAACAGCAGTTGGTATACCAGCAAGATTTATTGTAAGAAATTTACCTATAATCGAGATAGAAGATTTTAGAGGTAGAAGAAAGAAAATATATAATGATATGGTGATTTAGTTTATGAATCTATCAGTTGAAATTAAAAGATTTTGCATGAATTTAGGATTAGATACTGTTGGTTTTACAAAATGCAGAACTTTCAATGAGTTAAGAGAGTTCTACACTGAAAGAAAATCACAAGGTATAGAAAATGAATTTGAAGAAACAGATATAGAAAAAAGAATAAATCCAAATCATTATATGAGTGAGGGAAAGACTATAGTATCTATAGCTTTCCCTTATCTTCATAATGTGGATTATATAGAAAATGGATTTTCTGTGTATACTAGAGGTATGGATTACCATACTGTAGTACATAGTTATCTAGAAAAAATAGTAGCTTTCATCAATGAATTAGGTGGGAAAGCAGTTGCATTTACAGACAGTAACACATTGCCTGAAAGATACATTGCATATCTATCAGGGGTAGGGTTTATTGGTAAAAACAATATGATTATAACTGAGAAGTATGGTTCCTATGTTTTCTTAGGTGAAATAATAACGGATTTGAATATTCCAGAGTCTACAAATCGTACTTTTAATGATATAAATTATTTTACGGAATGTGGTAGTTGTGAGATTTGCTATAAAGAATGTCCTACGAAATCAATTAATCTAAATAAGAAGAACCCTAATATATGTATGTCCTACATAACACAGAAAAAAGAGATAGACGATAAATTCGCTAAGTTAATGGATGGAAGAGTGTTTGGTTGTGATAGTTGTCAGAAAAAGTGTCCATTTAATGAAGGAAAAGAGTTTTCGCCTATAAAAGAGTTTTATCCAATGAATTTTATGAATGATGATGATGTGGATAAAATAATAAATATATCTAATTCGGATTTTAAAAGTAGTTTTAAAATAACATCTTGTGGGTGGAGAGGTAAAAATGTTTTAAGAAGGAATGTTCTCATACGGAAAGCTTTGTTTCAAAACAAGGATATTGCAAATGAAGAACTTAATTCTCCATATTTAGAGCAGTATAAACTAATGATTGAAAGGCTTAAGGAATAGATTACATTAAAGTACTTTGCTAAAATTAATGTGTCACTCCTCCGATACTTTAATGAGTTTCGCAAAGAATTAATATGATTTTCTACAATTCCATAGCTAAAACTGTATAACTCACTACGTTCGGACAATACAGTTTATTAACGCTATTCCATTTCCGAAAATCATTTAATTCTAATAGCTCACTCATATAGTATCTCCGGTGTGACACATTAATTTTATGATAATAGTAGCTTACTAAAAAAATTGTTAACTTCGTACTAAATATATAAGAATTAACCAATGTAATTATGGAATCACAATGGAGGTACAAAATGAAGAAAAGCACGAGAAATATACTAGAACTATTAAAAGAGCAGTATCCTGATGCAAAGTGCGAACTTGATTACGGAACACCTTTTCAGCTTCTTGTAGCTACCATACTTTCAGCTCAGACTACTGATAAAAAAGTGAATGAAGTAACTAAGGATTTATTTGAGAAATATCCTACAGTGGATGATTTTTTACTTATATCGCAAGAAGAATTAGAAGATAGAATAAAGCAAATAGGACTTTATAGAAATAAAGCGAAAAATATAATGATG
Proteins encoded in this region:
- the queG gene encoding tRNA epoxyqueuosine(34) reductase QueG, with product MNLSVEIKRFCMNLGLDTVGFTKCRTFNELREFYTERKSQGIENEFEETDIEKRINPNHYMSEGKTIVSIAFPYLHNVDYIENGFSVYTRGMDYHTVVHSYLEKIVAFINELGGKAVAFTDSNTLPERYIAYLSGVGFIGKNNMIITEKYGSYVFLGEIITDLNIPESTNRTFNDINYFTECGSCEICYKECPTKSINLNKKNPNICMSYITQKKEIDDKFAKLMDGRVFGCDSCQKKCPFNEGKEFSPIKEFYPMNFMNDDDVDKIINISNSDFKSSFKITSCGWRGKNVLRRNVLIRKALFQNKDIANEELNSPYLEQYKLMIERLKE
- a CDS encoding magnesium transporter; its protein translation is MKRLSVFLYSSILNKKIYDEFDDVLGILKDVYVTTEDGYPRIIGYKIKRDGSVFDYEFRNVDVYLKDGNKIRIETRGSKEILPRKYTYLLTQNLLDKKIVDINGKKVVRVNDLRIAEIAGEYRVVAVETGQIARYRRVGLESFGKVILKFMKQETTDQALMWDDVETLELINDSLQLSVPYKKLSNLHPADLADILEELDDKQRKQVFENLDDDLVADALEEIEPEFKGSIIRDLSVSKTAEILENMPNDEIADLLDELNEEEREKILVSLESEDAEEVKELLGYEDETVGSIMNKDFISFNIDVTIEETIDLLREMQPDEEVMHCVYITDENEKLQGAVTIRQLVMNGREVKLQDIMDRNTLKFKHDFHIEDAIELITKYDLLSVPVVDDEEKLVGIVLIHDIVDEFLLPIWKKKAKKAV
- a CDS encoding YgiQ family radical SAM protein, with protein sequence MNLSKEFLPISREDLKRRNIEQLDFIIVTGDAYVDHPSFGTAIIGRTLEANGFTVGIIPQPNWHDSEDFKKLGRPRYGFLVNSGNIDSMVNHYTAAKKKRRDDFYSPGGEADHRPDRAVIVYCNRIREAFKDIPIVIGGIEASLRRFSHYDYWDNKVRRSILLDSKADLLSYGMGEKTIVQIANLLSYGMDVKKITDVRGTCYLTKDITNLNGYVLVPSFEETASSKEAYGESYKLESYEQDPIIGKTVIQPHGDRYLVQNPPQLPLTEEEMDITYNLPYTRTYHPIYEAKGGIPAINEVKFSITSHRGCYGSCSFCALTFHQGRIIQNRSGDSIVDEAKLLTTLDDFKGYIHDIGGPTANFRHKSCKKQEKFGTCKDKQCMFPKPCSNLITDHSEYLGVLRRVRTLPGIKKVFIRSGIRYDYLIHDKNNEFFSELCKHHISGQLKVAPEHVSDKVLAQMGKPTREVYDRFVKKYYQVNEKIGKKQFLVPYLMSSHPGSDLKAAIELSLYIKEMGYTPEQVQDFYPTPGSISTTIYYTGVNPFTGETVYTPKTQEEKSMQRALLQFAVPKNHSLVKKALLKAGREDLIGKDKNCLIDWTPAKERNYKSSGKKTNKQDSSNTKNNNISKTSGISNKSKTSEKNHSKDGKSFSSKSDKSTNTRSNSTNVRSKRVH
- the cysK gene encoding cysteine synthase A → MLFNNALELLGNTPVLKVNTLTGENSAEVYVKLEKFNPGGSVKDRAAYGMIEKAEALGLLKVGDTIVEPTSGNTGIALAMIGKLKGYKVVIVMPETMSKERRDLIKAYGAELVLTEGAKGMKGAIAKAEELVKENGYFMPQQFLNVANPEKHYATTAEEILKDLPDINVFVAGVGTGGTISGVGKKLKELKSDVTVVAVEPEKSPVISGGAPGPHKIQGIGAGFIPEIYDSSVVDKVVQVKEEDSFAAARNFGANEGVLIGISSGGALHAALELAKEYGPGKKILVVAPDGGEKYLSMGLYE
- the epsC gene encoding serine O-acetyltransferase EpsC, which translates into the protein MFKNLRYDIKKILENDPAARSWFEVLLLYPSVHAVNGHRVSSWFYKRKMFFIARLISQVVRLFTGIEIHPGAQIGRGLFIDHGMGVVIGETSVIGNDVVIYHGVTLGGTGKDKGKRHPTVGDNVVIGTGAKVLGPINIGNDVKIGANSVVLTDIPAGATAVGIPARFIVRNLPIIEIEDFRGRRKKIYNDMVI